One region of Sulfurisphaera ohwakuensis genomic DNA includes:
- the ahcY gene encoding adenosylhomocysteinase — MDYKVKDLSLAGQGKKQIEWAEIHMPALMEIRKQFEKEKPLQGLRISAVLHVTKETAVLVKTLKIGGATVALAGSNPLSTQDDVAAALVEEGIHVFAWRGETEKDYYDNIKEILKYEPQIIMDDGGDLHAYVHENMPQLKLFGGTEETTTGVIRLKAMEEQGVLRYPVIAVNNAFTKYLFDNRIGTGQSTIDGILRATNILIAGKVAVVAGYGWVGRGIAQRLRGMGARVIVVEVSPLRALEAVMDGFDVMPMSKAAELGEIFITATGNINVIRKEHILKMKDGAILANSGHFNVEIDVKGLKEMAKSSRLIRPNLEEYELPNGKRIYLLAEGRLVNLAAAEGHPSEVMDLSFSNQALSVKYIYENRGKLENKVYNVPQEIDETVAKLKLKGMGIEIEPMTQEQIEYMKQWRYGT, encoded by the coding sequence ATGGACTATAAGGTTAAAGATCTTAGTTTAGCTGGACAAGGTAAAAAACAAATAGAATGGGCAGAAATACACATGCCAGCATTAATGGAGATAAGAAAGCAATTTGAGAAAGAAAAACCTCTTCAAGGATTAAGGATTAGTGCTGTCCTTCACGTAACTAAGGAAACTGCTGTATTAGTTAAGACTCTAAAAATAGGAGGAGCTACAGTTGCATTAGCTGGTAGTAATCCGTTATCTACTCAAGATGACGTTGCAGCTGCACTAGTTGAGGAGGGAATTCATGTATTTGCATGGAGAGGTGAAACTGAAAAAGATTATTATGATAATATTAAAGAAATTCTAAAATATGAACCTCAAATAATAATGGATGATGGAGGAGATCTTCATGCTTATGTCCACGAAAATATGCCACAGTTAAAACTATTTGGGGGTACAGAAGAAACAACAACAGGAGTAATAAGACTAAAGGCTATGGAAGAACAAGGAGTCCTAAGATATCCAGTAATCGCTGTAAATAATGCTTTTACAAAATACTTATTTGATAATAGAATAGGTACTGGACAGAGTACAATAGATGGAATACTTAGAGCAACAAATATACTAATTGCTGGTAAAGTAGCTGTAGTAGCTGGATACGGATGGGTAGGAAGAGGGATAGCTCAAAGGCTTAGAGGTATGGGTGCTAGGGTTATAGTGGTCGAAGTATCTCCTTTAAGAGCATTAGAGGCAGTTATGGACGGTTTTGATGTAATGCCAATGAGTAAAGCTGCAGAATTAGGGGAGATTTTTATCACTGCTACCGGTAATATAAACGTAATAAGAAAAGAACATATTCTAAAAATGAAAGATGGTGCAATTTTAGCAAACTCTGGGCATTTTAATGTAGAGATAGACGTAAAAGGATTAAAAGAAATGGCAAAATCATCAAGATTGATAAGACCAAACTTGGAAGAATATGAATTACCTAATGGAAAAAGAATTTATTTATTAGCTGAAGGTAGATTAGTTAATTTAGCTGCAGCCGAGGGACATCCTAGTGAGGTTATGGATTTAAGCTTTTCAAATCAAGCTTTATCGGTAAAGTATATTTATGAAAATAGAGGAAAGTTAGAGAATAAAGTATATAATGTTCCACAAGAGATAGATGAAACGGTTGCTAAATTAAAATTAAAGGGAATGGGAATAGAAATAGAGCCAATGACACAAGAACAAATAGAATACATGAAACAATGGAGATATGGTACTTGA
- a CDS encoding beta-CASP ribonuclease aCPSF1: MSSLRLNIIATIYNNIPKEAGITKIEFEGPEIAIYVRNPTILADKTELFKKIAKDIRKRIVLKADEKARKDKKETIEIIKNIVPKEAEITDIKFDDELGEVLIKAKKPGLVIGKGGTIQNKIFFETFWRPIIVREPPLKSRTYDSILTHIYNETEYRAKMLKVFGERIHRELLFKDRNVRITALGGFQEVGRSAVLVETPESKVLLDVGLNPSVSYGEKLFPKLDIDQVRLEDIDAVVITHAHLDHCGMVPLLFKYGYNGPVYTTAPTRDIMALMQLDALDVAEKEGRPLPYTAKEVRKELLHTITLDYEEVTDIAPDIKLTFYNAGHILGSAMAHLHIGDGTHNIVYTGDFKYARTKLLDKANDEFPRVDTIIMETTYGDHEQENREEAEAKLIEIINRTISRGGRVLIPVLAVGRGQEIMLVLNDAMKKKLIPEVPIYVTGLVEEITAIHNAYPEMLSREVREAILYKDENPFMSEFFHRIEGYREDIVQGEPSIILATSGMLNGGPAVEFFKTMAPDSRNSIIFVSYQAEGTLGRKVSDGAQEIQIIDRDGRIENIQIKMEVTRVEGFSGHSDRRQLLNFLKNLNVKPKNLLLNHGEPGSIESFRRLVEREKEKIGMKGTKVYAPQILDSIRVV, encoded by the coding sequence GTGTCGTCTCTTAGATTAAACATAATAGCAACAATATATAATAATATACCAAAAGAGGCTGGAATAACAAAAATTGAGTTTGAAGGCCCAGAAATAGCAATATATGTTAGGAACCCAACAATATTGGCTGATAAAACAGAATTGTTCAAGAAAATTGCAAAGGACATTAGAAAGAGAATTGTGCTGAAAGCTGATGAGAAAGCAAGAAAAGATAAGAAAGAAACAATAGAGATTATAAAGAATATTGTACCAAAGGAGGCAGAAATTACAGATATAAAGTTTGATGATGAATTAGGTGAAGTACTAATAAAAGCTAAAAAACCCGGACTCGTGATAGGTAAAGGAGGAACAATCCAGAATAAAATATTTTTTGAGACTTTTTGGAGACCTATAATAGTAAGAGAACCGCCATTAAAATCTAGAACATATGATAGTATCTTAACACATATTTATAATGAGACTGAATATAGAGCAAAGATGTTAAAGGTTTTTGGTGAAAGAATACATAGAGAACTGCTATTCAAAGATAGAAATGTTAGGATAACTGCACTAGGTGGATTCCAAGAAGTAGGTAGATCTGCAGTACTTGTAGAGACTCCAGAAAGCAAAGTATTATTAGACGTAGGATTAAATCCAAGTGTAAGTTATGGAGAAAAATTATTTCCAAAGCTTGACATTGATCAAGTAAGACTTGAAGATATTGATGCAGTAGTAATAACGCATGCACACCTAGACCATTGCGGAATGGTTCCTTTATTATTTAAGTATGGCTATAATGGCCCTGTCTACACAACTGCACCCACAAGAGATATAATGGCATTAATGCAATTAGATGCACTAGATGTAGCGGAGAAAGAAGGAAGACCCTTGCCCTATACAGCCAAGGAAGTTAGGAAAGAATTGTTACACACTATAACACTTGATTATGAAGAAGTTACTGATATAGCTCCAGATATTAAACTAACATTCTATAATGCTGGACATATATTAGGCTCTGCTATGGCGCATCTTCATATAGGCGATGGAACACATAATATCGTTTATACTGGTGATTTCAAATATGCTAGAACTAAATTATTAGATAAGGCTAACGATGAGTTTCCAAGAGTTGATACTATAATTATGGAGACAACATATGGAGACCATGAACAAGAAAACAGAGAAGAAGCTGAGGCAAAACTTATAGAGATTATAAATAGAACCATTAGTAGGGGAGGAAGAGTACTAATCCCCGTTCTAGCTGTTGGAAGAGGTCAAGAAATAATGCTGGTTTTAAATGATGCGATGAAAAAGAAGTTAATACCAGAAGTACCAATCTATGTCACAGGTTTAGTTGAAGAAATTACAGCAATACATAATGCTTACCCAGAAATGTTAAGCAGAGAAGTAAGGGAAGCAATACTGTATAAGGATGAGAATCCGTTCATGTCGGAATTCTTCCACAGAATTGAAGGATATAGAGAAGATATTGTGCAAGGCGAGCCATCAATTATCTTAGCAACATCTGGTATGCTAAATGGAGGCCCGGCAGTAGAATTCTTTAAGACAATGGCTCCAGATAGTAGGAATTCGATAATTTTTGTGAGCTACCAAGCAGAGGGAACACTGGGTAGAAAAGTAAGTGATGGAGCACAAGAAATACAAATTATTGATAGAGATGGTAGGATTGAGAATATACAAATAAAGATGGAAGTCACAAGAGTGGAAGGATTCTCTGGTCACTCTGATAGAAGACAGCTTCTAAACTTCTTAAAGAATCTAAATGTAAAACCGAAGAATCTATTACTAAATCATGGCGAACCTGGCTCTATAGAATCTTTCAGAAGATTAGTAGAAAGAGAGAAAGAAAAAATTGGAATGAAAGGGACTAAAGTCTATGCTCCACAGATACTTGATAGCATAAGAGTAGTTTAA
- a CDS encoding NAD(P)-dependent glycerol-1-phosphate dehydrogenase, with the protein MELKEHIIDLPKKVYIGYDIIDNIKEYILSLNLSGPFLVVTGPLVRKIITDKIIENFKDESVEVVEVKIASIDEVNKVEELAKSSKINTIIGVGGGNIIDVAKYVAYRIGKEFVSLPTAPSHDGITSPFASIKGLGKPTSVKAKGPIAIIADINVLASAPRRLINAGIGDTIGKITAVRDWQLAAKLRGEYYGDYTASLALMSAKHALSCAKILDKDIRAGVRVLTEALISSGVAMGMAGSTRPASGSEHLFAHAIEILYPDKALHGELVALGTILMAYIHGINWKKIKKAMKKVGLPTKAKQLGIPDEIVIKALTIAHTIRPERYTILGDRGLTWEAAEKIAKETGVIE; encoded by the coding sequence GTGGAGCTGAAGGAACATATAATTGACTTGCCAAAGAAAGTTTACATTGGTTATGATATAATTGATAATATAAAAGAATACATATTATCACTTAATCTTTCTGGTCCTTTCTTGGTAGTAACTGGTCCACTAGTTAGGAAAATTATTACGGATAAAATCATAGAAAATTTTAAAGATGAGAGCGTTGAGGTCGTTGAAGTAAAAATAGCATCAATTGATGAAGTAAATAAAGTAGAAGAATTAGCTAAGAGTTCTAAAATTAATACAATAATTGGTGTTGGAGGAGGAAATATTATAGATGTAGCAAAATATGTTGCTTATAGAATTGGAAAAGAATTCGTTAGCCTTCCTACAGCCCCCTCGCATGATGGAATTACCTCTCCATTTGCATCAATTAAAGGTCTAGGAAAACCTACTTCTGTTAAAGCAAAAGGCCCAATAGCGATAATTGCAGACATAAATGTTTTAGCTTCAGCACCTAGAAGACTAATTAATGCTGGAATAGGTGATACAATAGGTAAAATAACGGCTGTAAGAGACTGGCAATTAGCAGCTAAATTAAGGGGAGAATATTATGGAGATTATACAGCATCCTTAGCCCTTATGTCAGCCAAGCACGCACTTTCTTGTGCTAAAATTCTTGATAAAGACATCAGAGCTGGCGTTAGAGTTCTAACAGAAGCTTTAATAAGTAGTGGCGTTGCCATGGGTATGGCTGGAAGTACAAGACCCGCTAGCGGTTCTGAACATTTATTTGCACACGCTATCGAAATCCTATATCCAGATAAGGCTTTACATGGAGAGTTAGTAGCTTTAGGTACAATTCTTATGGCCTATATTCATGGTATAAATTGGAAAAAAATTAAGAAAGCGATGAAAAAAGTTGGTTTACCTACTAAGGCTAAACAATTAGGAATTCCAGATGAAATAGTTATAAAAGCATTGACTATTGCTCACACTATAAGACCAGAAAGATACACTATTCTAGGAGATAGGGGTTTAACATGGGAAGCTGCCGAAAAAATAGCTAAGGAGACTGGAGTTATTGAGTAA
- a CDS encoding peptidylprolyl isomerase, giving the protein MLKDKDFVYIDYIGKVKDTGEVFDTTIEEEAKKANIYNKETKYAPKLVILGEHNVIQGLEEALYQMNPGEEKEIEIPPEKAYGPRDNTKVKTISLGELRRQGINPYPNMVVRLSNGSLAVVKSVSGGRVILDLNHPLAGKTLVYKVKVVKVLENESDKIKALIERWLGSSYVDKLNMELDEKKNVKFTLPKELYLVEDIQIRKYMLAKDIINYVLPESTVTYIENYNKEVFTQ; this is encoded by the coding sequence ATGTTAAAAGATAAAGATTTTGTCTATATAGATTACATTGGAAAAGTAAAAGATACTGGTGAAGTGTTCGATACAACTATTGAGGAAGAAGCAAAGAAGGCTAATATTTATAATAAAGAAACTAAATATGCGCCTAAGCTAGTTATATTAGGCGAACATAATGTTATTCAAGGACTAGAAGAAGCATTATATCAAATGAATCCAGGTGAAGAGAAAGAAATTGAGATTCCTCCAGAAAAAGCTTATGGACCTAGAGACAATACTAAAGTTAAAACAATTTCCTTAGGAGAATTAAGAAGACAAGGTATAAATCCTTATCCTAATATGGTTGTAAGATTATCTAATGGTTCCTTAGCTGTAGTAAAAAGTGTATCTGGTGGAAGAGTAATATTAGATTTAAACCACCCATTAGCTGGCAAAACGTTAGTATATAAGGTAAAGGTTGTAAAAGTTTTAGAAAATGAGAGCGACAAAATAAAAGCATTAATAGAGAGATGGTTAGGCTCATCTTATGTTGATAAATTAAACATGGAGTTAGATGAGAAGAAAAATGTTAAATTCACATTGCCTAAAGAATTATATCTAGTTGAAGATATACAAATTAGAAAATATATGTTAGCAAAAGATATTATAAACTATGTATTACCAGAATCAACTGTAACATATATAGAGAACTATAACAAAGAAGTTTTTACTCAATAA
- a CDS encoding 50S ribosomal protein L37e — MKGTPSFGKMNKSPTHVRCRRCGRNSFNVRKGYCAACGFGRSKKIRRYNWQNKKVNGLRLV, encoded by the coding sequence ATGAAAGGAACGCCCTCTTTTGGAAAAATGAACAAATCACCAACTCATGTAAGATGCAGAAGATGTGGTAGGAATTCGTTTAATGTTAGAAAAGGCTATTGTGCTGCATGCGGATTTGGAAGAAGTAAGAAAATAAGAAGATATAATTGGCAAAATAAGAAAGTTAATGGTTTGAGGCTCGTATAA
- the speE gene encoding polyamine aminopropyltransferase codes for MYEWHWHIEWQTPYEFHGHAITKVIAEEKTPYQRALLVELARFGKALILDGKIQSTITDEFIYHEALVHPLLLSISSPEKVLILGGGEGATLREVLKHKTVKNAIMVDIDPVVIDFAKKYLQEWHQGAFDNPKSKLVIEDGYKFIKETKETFDAVIIDLTDPIKDSPSQMLYTKEFYEEVKRISKWGIVTQATSPSFSLETFSIIYNTIKHVFKKVSAGITYVPAFDGLWGFVYASDEVNPAEFSKEEINNRIKERIEGSLRFYDGETHITMFSIPKHIREVLEKENKISTRENPVAVPA; via the coding sequence ATGTATGAATGGCATTGGCATATAGAATGGCAAACTCCATACGAATTTCATGGACACGCTATAACTAAAGTGATTGCGGAAGAAAAAACACCTTATCAAAGAGCCCTTTTAGTTGAATTAGCTAGATTCGGGAAAGCACTAATATTAGACGGAAAAATACAATCTACAATAACTGACGAGTTCATATATCATGAGGCATTAGTACATCCATTACTTTTATCTATAAGTAGTCCAGAAAAAGTTCTAATATTAGGAGGGGGAGAAGGAGCAACATTAAGAGAAGTTCTTAAACATAAAACTGTAAAGAACGCTATTATGGTTGATATAGATCCTGTAGTAATCGATTTTGCTAAAAAATATTTACAAGAATGGCATCAAGGAGCTTTCGATAATCCCAAAAGTAAATTAGTCATAGAGGATGGCTATAAATTTATTAAAGAAACAAAAGAGACTTTTGACGCAGTGATTATTGATCTTACGGACCCAATAAAAGATTCGCCTTCCCAAATGCTATATACTAAAGAATTTTATGAAGAAGTTAAGAGAATAAGTAAATGGGGTATAGTAACACAAGCTACTTCTCCATCATTTAGTTTAGAAACCTTCTCCATAATTTATAATACAATAAAACATGTTTTCAAAAAAGTAAGTGCTGGAATAACATATGTACCGGCATTTGACGGCTTATGGGGATTTGTATATGCTTCAGATGAAGTTAATCCAGCAGAATTTAGTAAAGAAGAAATTAATAATAGAATTAAAGAAAGAATAGAAGGAAGTCTTAGGTTTTATGATGGTGAAACTCATATTACAATGTTTAGTATCCCGAAACATATAAGGGAAGTACTAGAAAAAGAAAATAAAATTTCGACTAGAGAAAATCCAGTAGCTGTTCCAGCATAG
- a CDS encoding transposase-like zinc-binding domain-containing protein, protein MAIRCIYCGSTDVIKYGKTRTGKQLYYCKSCNKYWVKGGIFHRYPKEVKDMIVRIILEGKSVKEVSKEFNIPVATIYKWLKEVKINENN, encoded by the coding sequence ATGGCAATTAGATGTATTTATTGTGGTTCAACAGATGTTATAAAATACGGTAAAACTAGGACTGGTAAACAATTGTATTATTGTAAATCATGTAATAAATATTGGGTTAAGGGAGGAATTTTCCACAGATATCCTAAGGAAGTTAAGGATATGATAGTTAGAATAATACTAGAAGGGAAGTCAGTTAAAGAAGTATCAAAGGAATTCAATATACCAGTAGCAACTATCTATAAGTGGCTAAAGGAGGTGAAAATTAATGAGAATAATTAA